One part of the Halopenitus persicus genome encodes these proteins:
- a CDS encoding energy-coupling factor transporter transmembrane component T family protein, translating to MSATSLYVDRGTWIHRLDARSTLAFVLAIFVSGYIFDDPRFAAVPLVVAFVSLIAVGGWPNFKRLSPIVAALFVVGLVVWPLFTGPGGPTVIDLGPLVLSERELLFALGRSERIAVFIVGGLLFVTTTSNEEIVSGMRQLGIPFAFCFAVGTALRLFPTFIDAAGTVKQAQEARGLDLSDGNLIERLRSFVPLLVPVFMTAFRNVNTQSMALEARGFDTRRDRTFYGASSMGGIDWAVTVASLVVIVGVVGLRLAGYGTL from the coding sequence ATGAGCGCGACCTCGCTGTACGTCGACCGCGGGACGTGGATCCATCGGCTGGACGCGCGCAGCACCCTCGCGTTCGTGCTCGCGATCTTCGTCTCGGGATACATCTTCGACGACCCGCGGTTCGCGGCGGTCCCGCTCGTGGTCGCCTTCGTCTCCCTGATCGCCGTCGGCGGCTGGCCAAACTTCAAGCGGCTCTCGCCGATCGTCGCCGCGCTGTTCGTCGTCGGGCTCGTCGTCTGGCCGCTGTTCACCGGCCCGGGCGGCCCGACCGTGATCGACCTCGGCCCGCTCGTGCTCTCCGAGCGCGAGCTGCTGTTCGCGCTGGGTCGCTCCGAGCGCATCGCCGTTTTCATCGTCGGCGGACTGCTGTTCGTGACGACGACCTCGAACGAGGAGATCGTCAGCGGGATGCGCCAGCTCGGGATCCCGTTCGCGTTCTGTTTCGCCGTCGGAACGGCGCTCCGGCTGTTCCCCACGTTCATCGACGCCGCCGGAACGGTCAAGCAGGCCCAGGAGGCGCGCGGGCTGGACCTTTCGGACGGCAACCTGATCGAGCGGCTTCGCAGCTTCGTCCCCCTGCTCGTGCCGGTCTTCATGACCGCCTTCCGGAACGTCAACACCCAGTCGATGGCGCTCGAGGCTCGCGGCTTCGACACCCGCCGCGACCGGACCTTCTACGGCGCGAGTTCGATGGGCGGCATCGACTGGGCGGTCACGGTCGCCTCGCTCGTGGTGATCGTCGGCGTCGTCGGGCTGCGGCTCGCCGGGTACGGCACTTTATAA